From a single Micromonospora sp. WMMD1102 genomic region:
- a CDS encoding carboxypeptidase regulatory-like domain-containing protein, with the protein MPATGRGGTGAGGARFSTPRLQIRDPDAHIVPAPHHTVRCGQSPPASAAPAGSAATGTISGRLTTSAGAGAANTWIGLYEAEDIRFVDGATTGDDGRYTFEGVAAGAYRLQFAPDHGNGPQQYYRQKSEFWDADPVTVTAGATTTADDVLFSTGTVTGQLRTATGEPAPGMYVTVRDDESGASSGGLTDDGRYRIAALLRPAGAGRRPLTV; encoded by the coding sequence ATGCCGGCCACCGGACGGGGCGGGACCGGTGCGGGCGGGGCCCGCTTCTCGACGCCCCGCCTCCAGATTCGGGATCCCGATGCGCATATCGTTCCTGCGCCGCATCACACTGTCCGGTGTGGCCAGTCACCACCGGCGTCCGCCGCACCGGCCGGCAGCGCCGCGACCGGCACCATCAGCGGTCGACTGACCACGAGTGCCGGCGCTGGTGCCGCGAACACCTGGATCGGCCTCTACGAGGCCGAGGACATCAGATTCGTCGACGGTGCCACCACCGGGGACGACGGCCGGTACACCTTCGAGGGCGTCGCCGCCGGTGCGTACCGGCTCCAGTTCGCGCCGGACCACGGCAACGGTCCCCAGCAGTACTACCGGCAGAAGTCGGAGTTCTGGGACGCCGACCCGGTCACCGTCACGGCTGGTGCCACCACCACGGCCGACGACGTGCTGTTCAGCACCGGCACCGTCACCGGACAGCTCCGCACGGCGACCGGCGAACCCGCCCCGGGGATGTACGTCACCGTCCGCGACGACGAGAGCGGCGCCTCGTCCGGCGGGCTGACCGACGACGGCAGGTACCGGATCGCTGCCCTGCTCCGTCCGGCCGGAGCAGGGCGGCGACCGTTGACGGTCTAG
- a CDS encoding ABC transporter ATP-binding protein, protein MTLPQPAGRAPEFGRDALIVCESLVRIYQTGSIEVQALQGLDLVVQGGEMIAVVGASGSGKSTLLSILAGIDAPTAGRARVDRWDLLAMSRADRVRYRRHTVGFVRQQSTSNLVPYLTARQMVDLPMTAARTPARTRRSRAADLLDALGVADCADRRPGQMSGGQQMRVAVAVALANQPRVLLADEPTGELDSVTSAEVFDALRDVNRQLGVTVVVVTHDPEVSGRVERTVAIRDGRTSSEVLRRSATGADGDVRMVAEEYAVMDRAGRVQVPREYREALALTRRVRLALEADHVEIRPDGGDRAAGPPDPDDRS, encoded by the coding sequence CTGACGCTGCCCCAGCCCGCCGGGCGGGCGCCGGAGTTCGGCCGGGACGCCCTGATCGTCTGCGAGAGCCTGGTCCGGATCTACCAGACCGGGTCGATCGAGGTGCAGGCGTTGCAGGGGCTGGACCTCGTCGTGCAGGGCGGCGAGATGATCGCCGTCGTCGGGGCGTCCGGGTCGGGCAAGTCGACACTGCTCTCCATCCTCGCCGGAATCGACGCACCCACCGCCGGGCGGGCCCGGGTCGACCGCTGGGACCTGCTGGCGATGTCCCGGGCGGACCGGGTCCGCTACCGGCGGCACACCGTCGGCTTCGTCCGGCAGCAGAGCACGAGCAATCTCGTGCCGTACCTGACCGCGCGGCAGATGGTCGACCTGCCGATGACCGCGGCCCGCACGCCGGCCCGTACCCGCCGGTCCCGGGCCGCCGACCTGCTGGACGCCCTCGGGGTCGCCGACTGCGCCGACCGGCGTCCGGGGCAGATGTCGGGCGGGCAGCAGATGCGGGTCGCCGTCGCGGTCGCCCTCGCCAACCAGCCCCGAGTGCTGCTGGCCGACGAGCCGACCGGTGAGTTGGACAGCGTCACCTCGGCCGAGGTCTTCGACGCGCTGCGGGACGTCAACCGGCAACTCGGCGTCACCGTCGTCGTGGTGACCCACGATCCCGAGGTCAGCGGCAGGGTCGAGCGGACCGTGGCGATCCGCGACGGGCGTACCAGCAGCGAGGTGCTGCGCCGTTCGGCGACCGGTGCCGACGGCGACGTGCGGATGGTCGCCGAGGAGTACGCCGTGATGGACCGTGCCGGCCGGGTCCAGGTGCCCCGCGAGTACCGCGAGGCGCTGGCGCTGACCAGGCGGGTGCGGCTCGCCCTGGAGGCGGACCACGTCGAGATCCGCCCGGACGGCGGCGACCGTGCCGCAGGCCCGCCCGACCCCGACGACCGTTCATGA
- a CDS encoding FtsX-like permease family protein, producing MLRLLGLRARAQWPMLAALLAVVTLGATLLGTCALLVTRTADRAFEVAAGRAAPAEVGVTAYTVDVRRADTGSVATDTRELLTSTLAPFSATTATRASSEFRLLPESLVDQSGVLHETYLSAMDDLPARTELVDGRWPRAAGGAVPVEAVLLEPMARRLGLALGSRVRLGAELDREPAPPVEVVVVGVVRPLPGTGWERDPLGGAGYDPAFGDGRFLQPVHAYGPVVVALPDLLSGAHTVTRMEITAQPDLSDATGHDLETVAAAARGADRRLAGILGDRVRIENVASRLPQTLSAARAQQRVTAGAVLAIALLGGLLTAAALALAGQLTAGVRADETSLLSTLGFGGGRLAGTAAAEGAGLALLAAVIAVPASSLLHAALTRLPPLAGAGLAGPPQVTAPQVLVVLGGVLVLAAVLVARAARPVATAGDRRQSAGPLARSGADVLLVAFGAVGLWQLHAQSTGADTRIDAVRVVAPALLLAAGAVLALRLVPPALRGVERVARRTRGLALPLAVFEAARRPQAVAAGLLVGLTCAAGTFGVGFGATWERSQRDQADLSVGTDLAIALAAPPVAGQGVGVSAATGGAVSPATTRGVAIGQWLGSAGDAPQLVAVDTGRAGALLRGRLDGDRDWAEVGAALAPPTRAVGVGVPPGAALTLSGTATGATPLVVTPRLLLQDGTGLRTTCTGGPVPLDGTVHRLPECVPADGLELVGLSLPIAPDPSAGVPDGGNSQVAVTLAAPGARATTGAAPWSATSAPPAPEMLTHSAVALAGTASGTELRMTTTVQLSGPQDAARDLVVTAFPAPGPVPVAVSARLVDELGVRRGAVLSVAAGTTPVAVAVTEVVPEVPAAPGAVAILADIDLLARALTVAGNPEYPVDGYWVGQPARADAAERAAALHVGTVRSRAAETDRLSAGPLRAGLPAALRLLVPAAALLLLAGVVLHVLVDLRARAGQVARLRALGLTRREVRAVLFGQYAGLLLPLLIAGTAVGALGTVAVAPPLIRSDAGAAPVPPVAPQWPWAAESALFALLLTGCLLAVALVVAVRTRRAGAGYLRVGS from the coding sequence GTGCTGAGGTTGCTCGGGCTTCGTGCCCGTGCGCAGTGGCCGATGCTCGCGGCCCTGCTGGCGGTGGTCACACTCGGCGCGACGCTGCTCGGCACCTGCGCGCTGCTGGTCACCCGGACCGCCGATCGGGCCTTCGAGGTCGCCGCCGGCCGGGCCGCCCCGGCAGAGGTCGGCGTCACCGCCTACACCGTCGACGTGCGGAGAGCCGACACCGGCTCGGTGGCCACCGACACCCGCGAACTGCTGACCTCGACCCTCGCCCCGTTCTCCGCGACGACGGCGACCCGGGCGTCGTCCGAGTTCCGGCTGCTGCCGGAGAGCCTGGTCGACCAGAGCGGCGTCCTGCACGAGACGTACCTGTCGGCGATGGACGACCTGCCGGCCCGGACCGAGCTGGTCGACGGGCGGTGGCCACGGGCCGCCGGCGGGGCCGTCCCGGTGGAGGCCGTCCTGCTCGAACCGATGGCCCGGCGGCTCGGCCTCGCCCTCGGCAGTCGGGTCCGGCTCGGCGCGGAGCTGGACCGGGAGCCTGCGCCGCCGGTCGAGGTGGTCGTCGTCGGCGTGGTACGCCCGCTGCCCGGCACCGGTTGGGAGCGCGACCCGCTCGGCGGGGCCGGCTACGATCCCGCCTTCGGCGACGGGCGCTTCCTGCAACCGGTGCACGCCTACGGGCCGGTGGTCGTCGCGCTGCCCGACCTGCTCTCCGGCGCGCACACGGTGACCCGGATGGAGATCACCGCCCAGCCGGACCTCTCCGACGCGACCGGTCACGACCTGGAAACCGTCGCCGCCGCGGCCCGCGGTGCCGACCGGCGGTTGGCGGGAATCCTCGGCGACCGGGTGCGGATCGAGAACGTCGCCTCGCGGCTGCCCCAGACGTTGTCGGCCGCGCGTGCACAGCAGCGGGTCACCGCCGGTGCGGTGCTCGCCATCGCCCTGCTCGGCGGGCTGCTGACCGCCGCCGCTCTGGCCCTGGCCGGTCAGCTTACCGCCGGGGTACGCGCCGACGAGACCAGCCTGCTGTCGACGTTGGGCTTCGGCGGTGGTCGGCTCGCCGGTACGGCGGCTGCCGAGGGCGCCGGGTTGGCGCTGCTGGCCGCCGTGATCGCCGTTCCCGCCTCGTCCCTGCTGCATGCCGCCCTGACCCGGCTGCCACCACTTGCCGGCGCCGGCCTCGCCGGCCCGCCGCAGGTGACCGCCCCGCAGGTGCTGGTGGTGCTCGGCGGCGTACTGGTGCTCGCGGCGGTGCTGGTGGCCCGCGCAGCACGGCCGGTCGCCACGGCCGGCGACCGGCGACAGTCGGCTGGGCCGCTCGCCCGGTCCGGTGCCGACGTGCTGCTCGTGGCGTTCGGTGCCGTCGGCCTGTGGCAGCTGCACGCCCAGTCGACCGGCGCCGACACCCGGATCGACGCCGTCCGGGTGGTCGCACCGGCGCTGCTGCTGGCCGCCGGCGCGGTACTGGCGCTTCGCCTGGTGCCGCCCGCGCTGCGCGGTGTCGAGCGGGTGGCCCGGCGGACCCGGGGGCTGGCGCTTCCGCTGGCCGTGTTCGAGGCGGCCCGCCGGCCACAGGCGGTCGCCGCGGGCCTGCTGGTCGGCCTCACCTGTGCGGCCGGCACGTTCGGGGTCGGCTTCGGCGCCACCTGGGAGCGGTCGCAGCGCGACCAGGCAGACCTGTCGGTCGGCACCGACCTGGCGATCGCGTTGGCGGCCCCGCCGGTCGCCGGGCAGGGCGTGGGCGTCAGCGCCGCGACCGGGGGAGCGGTCAGCCCGGCCACCACCCGTGGGGTCGCCATCGGCCAGTGGCTGGGCAGTGCCGGCGACGCACCCCAGCTGGTCGCGGTGGACACCGGCCGGGCCGGCGCACTGCTCCGGGGGCGACTGGACGGCGACCGTGACTGGGCGGAGGTGGGGGCCGCGCTGGCGCCGCCGACCCGCGCCGTCGGAGTCGGCGTGCCGCCCGGGGCCGCACTGACCCTGAGCGGCACGGCGACCGGTGCCACCCCGCTCGTGGTGACCCCGCGACTGCTGTTGCAGGACGGTACGGGCCTGCGGACGACCTGCACCGGGGGACCCGTCCCGCTCGACGGCACGGTGCACCGGTTACCCGAGTGCGTGCCCGCCGACGGTCTGGAGCTGGTCGGACTCTCGTTGCCGATCGCGCCCGACCCGTCCGCCGGGGTACCCGACGGCGGCAACAGCCAGGTCGCCGTGACGCTGGCGGCGCCCGGTGCGCGGGCCACCACCGGTGCGGCGCCGTGGAGCGCCACCTCGGCCCCGCCCGCGCCCGAGATGCTCACCCACTCGGCGGTCGCGCTAGCCGGCACCGCCTCGGGCACCGAGCTGAGGATGACGACGACCGTCCAGCTCAGCGGCCCGCAGGACGCCGCCCGCGATCTCGTGGTGACCGCCTTTCCGGCGCCCGGACCGGTGCCCGTGGCCGTCTCGGCCCGGCTCGTCGACGAACTCGGGGTGCGCCGCGGCGCCGTGCTGAGCGTCGCGGCCGGCACCACCCCCGTGGCCGTCGCCGTCACCGAGGTGGTGCCCGAGGTGCCGGCCGCGCCCGGTGCGGTTGCCATCCTGGCCGACATCGACCTGCTCGCCCGTGCCCTGACGGTCGCCGGCAACCCGGAGTATCCGGTGGACGGCTACTGGGTCGGCCAACCAGCCCGGGCGGACGCGGCCGAGCGCGCCGCGGCCCTGCACGTCGGCACGGTGCGCAGTCGGGCGGCCGAGACCGACCGGCTCAGTGCCGGACCGTTGCGCGCCGGACTGCCGGCCGCGCTCCGGTTGCTCGTGCCAGCCGCCGCCCTGCTACTGCTGGCCGGTGTCGTCCTGCACGTTCTCGTCGACCTTCGGGCCCGGGCCGGCCAGGTGGCCCGGCTGCGGGCGTTGGGGCTGACCCGGCGGGAGGTCCGGGCGGTGCTGTTCGGCCAGTACGCCGGCCTGCTGCTGCCGCTGCTGATCGCGGGTACGGCCGTCGGTGCCCTCGGCACCGTCGCCGTCGCGCCGCCGCTGATCCGCTCCGACGCCGGTGCCGCACCTGTCCCGCCCGTCGCGCCGCAGTGGCCGTGGGCGGCCGAGTCGGCCCTGTTCGCCCTGCTGCTGACCGGTTGCCTGCTCGCGGTGGCGCTGGTGGTCGCCGTCCGGACCCGCCGCGCCGGGGCCGGGTACCTCCGGGTGGGCTCGTGA